The following proteins are encoded in a genomic region of Magnolia sinica isolate HGM2019 chromosome 1, MsV1, whole genome shotgun sequence:
- the LOC131242486 gene encoding uncharacterized protein LOC131242486, with translation MAEESQASAGEVHVTKVIDTDASHVPVEVAAGETLTNGGLDLKGKEENKEEEEETALDGEFIKVEKESLDVKDTPQTGESTTTEDNPSVIERSASNTMASKDLLEAEEKLKTLELEVERLAKELQQSESEKSQLKQDVVLAKEKFEERNKHYEELELNQKKLQEHIREAEEKYNSQLAALQEALGAQEAKHKELTDVKEAFNGLAIELESSQKKMQALEQQLQSSAGEARRFEELSKQSGSHAEAESQKATEFEKLLELARSSAAEMDNQMASLKEELKGLYEKVAENQRLEESLNSTLVELSAVQGELELSKSQVLDFKQKLASTEGVISELTEELKLRKASEGQLKEDILALENLFTSAKEDLQAKVTNLEEIELKLREEVKIRETVETSLKNQELQSSGLREELVKATGERDALEAAVVDLKSNLLKTEELCGDLEAKLKLSDDSFSKADMLLSQALSHNVELEEKIKSLDELHKESGVVAATASQRSLELEDIVRASSAAEEEAKSQLRDIEIRLISVGQRNAELEKQLNLAELKNSDADRELKEFSEKTTELTAILKGVEEESSQLKTQLKEYEDKLTQLESALSISTLKNSELEKELKDVSEKCAEHEGRASTTHQRSLELEDWMKISHSKAEDAGKKVGELELLLEAANYRTRELEEQVSISEAKCRDEEAESKKHSDKVAELTAELEAFQVKSSSLEIALRAANEKESQLLESLNAITEERKRFEDVSNSSSEKLSEVNNLLEIMQNELKVAHDKLEAIEEDLNASRTQESEILEKLKSAEEQLEQRGKLIEQATARTSELELLHESLSKESELKLREATESFTQRDSEAKNLYEKLKTLEDQVMIYTKKAAEATEREASLKAELKVAHEKLEAIKEDLNASRTQESEILEKLKSAEEQLEQRGKLIEQATARTSELELLHESLSKESELKLREATESFTQRDSEAKDLYEKLKTLEDQVMIYTEKAAEATEREASLKAELEESSTKLAALENTLEELKSKVSEAETKAWQSFSENELLAETNSKLKKELESHQIKINEHQELLSSLHAEKNAAAEQLAVHSRTITELTDQHSRGLELQSSAESHAREAELQLLEAIERFTQRDSEAKVLDEKRLELETQFRILEEQANEAAAAAEGRKVELDEALLKLKNLEGIVEELQSKSRRFETENEGLAEANLKLTQELAAYESKMNELQTALNEILVEKEETHEQLHSSKKTIEDLTQQLSAEGQSLQSQISSVMEENDLLTKTYQAAREELQAVIVQMEGQLNEQKAREAILNSDVENLKAELTEKSLLQTHIAQLEEQLMLAETRLKEEVESVRAVAAGKEAGLTSQLEEHARQLQERDALGEKLAQFEKELSLAHATIAEQKEADSRKELERDAASKHSLEELEEKHQQTVLLGKQVEDLEQKLQLAEANYKEKEIEEGRKLALVNAELDDLKSKSNQTAELEKKIVELENQLKLANTKSEGQVKEGIHVDTKDGVEVKSRDLGSSISTPSKRKSKKRAEATSVQAVEASSTTPAQATEEHSLATNIKIILGVALVSVIIGVILGKRY, from the exons ATGGCAGAAGAGAGTCAAGCAAGTGCTGGCGAAGTCCATGTAACGAAGGTGATCGACACCGATGCAAGCCACGTCCCG GTTGAAGTGGCGGCAGGAGAGACTCTAACAAATGGAGGGTTGGACCtaaagggaaaagaagaaaacaaagaggaagaagaagaaactgcTCTGGATGGAGAATTCATAAAAGTGGAGAAGGAATCATTGGATGTGAAGGACACTCCTCAAACTGGTGAATCGACCACAACGGAAGATAATCCATCTGTCATAGAGCGCAGTGCAAGCAATACCATGGCAAGCAAAGACCTCTTAGAAGCTGAAGAGAAGCTGAAGACACTCGAGCTTGAGGTTGAAAGGCTGGCCAAAGAACTACAGCAGTCCGAGTCTGAGAAGTCCCAACTGAAGCAGGATGTCGTTCTTGCGAAGGAAAAGTTTGAGGAAAGAAACAAGCATTATGAAGAGCTTGAACTCAATCAGAAGAAGCTGCAGGAACATATCAGAGAAGCCGAGGAGAAGTACAATTCACAGCTTGCTGCACTCCAAGAAGCATTGGGAGCTCAAGAAGCAAAGCACAAGGAGCTGACGGACGTGAAAGAAGCATTCAACGGGCTGGCCATTGAGCTAGAGAGCTCACAAAAGAAGATGCAAGCGCTGGAGCAACAGCTCCAATCTTCAGCAGGTGAGGCAAGGAGATTTGAAGAGTTGAGCAAGCAGAGTGGGTCTCATGCTGAGGCAGAGTCTCAGAAGGCTACAGAGTTCGAGAAGCTGTTGGAGTTGGCGAGATCAAGTGCTGCGGAAATGGACAATCAGATGGCTTCCTTAAAGGAAGAGCTTAAGGGTCTGTATGAGAAGGTCGCTGAGAATCAGCGCCTAGAGGAATCACTTAACAGTACTTTGGTGGAGCTTTCTGCAGTTCAAGGTGAGTTGGAGCTTTCGAAATCGCAGGTGCTGGATTTCAAGCAGAAGCTGGCATCTACGGAAGGTGTCATAAGTGAACTGACGGAAGAACTGAAACTACGTAAAGCTTCAGAAGGGCAGTTGAAGGAAGACATCCTGGCTTTAGAGAATCTATTCACATCAGCCAAAGAAGATCTTCAGGCAAAGGTCACCAACTTGGAAGAAATCGAATTGAAGCTTCGAGAGGAGGTGAAGATAAGGGAAACTGTTGAAACTAGCTTGAAAAACCAAGAATTGCAGTCCTCTGGTTTGCGGGAGGAATTGGTGAAAGCTACTGGAGAGAGAGATGCTCTGGAAGCGGCTGTGGTGGATCTGAAGAGTAATTTGTTGAAGACGGAGGAGTTATGCGGTGATCTTGAAGCCAAATTGAAGCTGTCGGACGATAGTTTTTCCAAAGCAGACATGCTGCTGTCTCAGGCTTTGTCGCATAACGTTGAGCTGGAAGAGAAGATAAAGTCACTCGACGAACTCCATAAAGAATCTGGAGTGGTAGCTGCTACTGCTTCACAAAGGAGCCTCGAACTTGAGGATATTGTTCGGGCTTCCAGTGCAGCTGAAGAGGAAGCAAAATCACAGCTAAGAGATATTGAAATTCGACTGATATCTGTTGGACAGAGGAATGCGGAGCTGGAGAAACAGCTAAATCTGGCAGAGCTAAAAAACAGTGATGCTGATAGAGAACTAAAAGAGTTCTCCGAGAAAACAACTGAGCTCACGGCTATATTGAAAGGGGTTGAAGAAGAAAGCTCACAGTTAAAAACCCAATTGAAGGAATACGAAGATAAGTTAACGCAATTGGAATCTGCTCTGAGCATATCAACTCTAAAGAACTCCGAGCTTGAAAAGGAGTTGAAGGATGTTTCAGAGAAATGTGCTGAACATGAAGGCCGGGCGAGTACCACTCATCAGCGCAGCCTAGAACTGGAAGATTGGATGAAGATATCTCACTCCAAAGCTGAAGATGCTGGGAAAAAGGTGGGTGAGTTGGAGCTGCTACTGGAAGCTGCAAACTACAGGACACGGGAACTCGAAGAGCAGGTAAGCATCTCTGAAGCAAAATGCAGAGATGAGGAAGCAGAATCCAAGAAACACTCTGACAAGGTAGCTGAACTCACGGCTGAGTTGGAGGCCTTCCAGGTGAAATCATCGAGCCTTGAAATTGCATTGCGAGCTGCAAATGAAAAGGAAAGTCAATTGCTGGAAAGCTTGAATGCTATCACTGAAGAACGGAAAAGATTTGAAGATGTATCGAACAGCTCCAGTGAGAAGCTTTCTGAAGTTAATAATCTACTGGAAATTATGCAGAATGAATTGAAAGTGGCCCATGATAAATTGGAGGCCATCGAGGAAGATCTCAATGCTTCCCGTACTCAGGAGAGCGAGATACTGGAAAAGCTTAAATCTGCTGAGGAGCAGTTAGAACAGCGGGGAAAGTTAATAGAGCAAGCTACTGCAAGAACTTCAGAGCTTGAGCTGTTGCATGAATCTCTTTCCAAGGAGTCAGAGCTAAAACTCCGAGAAGCAACAGAAAGCTTCACCCAAAGGGATTCAGAAGCTAAAAATTTATATGAGAAGTTGAAGACTCTTGAAGATCAAGTGATGATTTATACAAAGAAGGCAGCGGAAGCAACTGAAAGGGAGGCATCCCTCAAGGCAGAATTGAAAGTCGCCCATGAAAAATTGGAGGCCATCAAGGAAGATCTCAATGCTTCCCGTACTCAGGAGAGCGAGATACTGGAAAAGCTTAAATCTGCTGAGGAGCAGTTAGAACAGCGGGGAAAGTTAATAGAGCAAGCTACTGCAAGAACTTCAGAGCTTGAGCTGTTGCATGAATCTCTTTCCAAGGAGTCGGAGCTAAAACTCCGAGAAGCAACAGAAAGCTTCACCCAAAGGGATTCAGAAGCTAAAGATTTATATGAGAAGTTGAAGACTCTTGAAGATCAAGTGATGATTTATACAGAGAAGGCAGCTGAAGCAACTGAAAGGGAGGCATCCCTCAAGGCAGAACTAGAAGAGAGTTCGACAAAACTAGCAGCTCTGGAGAACACACTCGAGGAACTCAAAAGCAAGGTCTCAGAAGCAGAAACCAAAGCTTGGCAGTCTTTCTCAGAGAATGAACTGTTAGCTGAGACAAACTCAAAGCTCAAGAAGGAACTGGAATCCCATCAGATCAAGATAAATGAGCATCAGGAACTGCTGAGCTCTCTGCATGCGGAAAAGAATGCAGCTGCTGAACAACTGGCGGTTCATTCGAGAACAATAACTGAATTAACAGATCAACATTCACGGGGCTTGGAACTCCAGTCTTCAGCTGAATCCCATGCCAGGGAAGCTGAACTGCAGCTACTTGAAGCTATCGAGAGATTCACCCAGAGAGATTCTGAAGCCAAAGTCTTGGATGAGAAGAGGCTTGAGCTTGAAACCCAATTCAGGATTCTTGAAGAACAGGCAAATGAGGCGGCGGCAGCGGCTGAAGGTCGAAAGGTCGAGCTGGATGAAGCTTTGTTGAAATTAAAGAATCTAGAAGGCATTGTTGAAGAATTGCAAAGCAAATCTCGCCGGTTTGAAACAGAGAATGAAGGTTTAGCTGAGGCAAATTTGAAGCTTACTCAGGAACTGGCAGCATATGAATCCAAGATGAATGAGCTACAAACAGCATTGAATGAGATTCTTGTTGAGAAAGAGGAAACACATGAACAGCTTCACTCTTCAAAGAAGACAATTGAAGATTTGACACAACAGCTTTCTGCTGAAGGACAGAGTCTACAATCCCAG ATATCTTCAGTTATGGAAGAGAATGATCTGCTCACTAAAACATATCAAGCTGCAAGAGAAGAGCTTCAAGCAGTTATAGTCCAAATGGAAGGGCAACTGAATGAACAGAAGGCAAGGGAAGCCATTCTCAATTCTGATGTGGAAAATCTCAAGGCAGAGCTTACAGAGAAATCCCTGCTGCAAACTCATATAGCACAACTTGAAGAACAATTGATGTTGGCTGAGACCCGTTTGAAAGAAGAG GTGGAAAGTGTTAGGGCAGTGGCAGCCGGAAAAGAAGCAGGACTAACTTCTCAATTGGAGGAGCATGCAAGGCAACTCCAAGAAAGAGATGCTTTAGGCGAGAAATTGGCACAATTTGAGAAGGAGCTAAGTCTTGCTCATGCCACCATAGCTGAACAG AAAGAAGCGGATTCAAGAAAAGAGTTAGAACGAGATGCTGCTTCAAAACATTCCCTTGAGGAGCTGGAGGAAAAGCATCAACAAACCGTGCTTTTAGGAAAGCAGGTCGAAGATCTTGAACAGAAACTGCAGCTAGCTGAGGCCAACTATAAGGAAAAG GAAATAGAAGAAGGGAGAAAGCTGGCTCTTGTCAATGCAGAGTTGGATGATTTGAAGAGTAAATCAAATCAGACTGCTGAATTGGAAAAGAAGATTGTGGAACTCGAGAATCAGCTGAAGTTGGCAAATACCAAGTCTGAGGGGCAG GTTAAAGAAGGCATCCATGTGGATACAAAAGATGGAGTAGAAGTGAAATCACGAGATCTTGGGTCATCCATCTCAACCCCATCGAAAAGGAAGAGTAAGAAAAGAGCCGAAGCAACCAGTGTTCAAGCGGTAGAAGCTTCTTCCACCACACCTGCTCAAGCCACGGAAGAACACTCTTTGGCGAC